GGGAGCCGCAAAAGGGAGTTTGGAGAGCACATGTTAGATAAAACTGGGTTGATCCTCTGAGTTTAATTAAAGGAGCTCTTGACTGCGATTGTCTTATTCCTCCTCTAATATCGAGAACGACAGTGAACAACCTTGCAAGCTGACATTTCATCCGCCCTTCCGCCGTTTCCGCAGTCCCCTACCCACAGTGCTTTTACACCCTGGGAAATCAGCCTGGCGAGTGAAAATGTTGCagctctttttttgttgttcctttttttcctgccgGGCGGGGGGGCGGTTGCCGgggagatggggatggagcagcgCAGGCAGGgccggccccggggctggggcaggggctgcgctgacagacacagcagtgtgaggcagagccagaggggGAGAGGGGCACGGGCAGCCAACAGCTGAACACTTAATTTCCCTGCGAGTCCTTCACAACAAGCTGTGCCGAACCTTTGAGGAACCCTCCGTGCCAAACACTCACCTTAGAATTAAAATGGACTTTGTCTAAAGTCTCCGGAAGTGACTTGAACGGCTGCATTCACCTCTAAGGAGTCTGGTCTGGGGGCTGCAGAAAAGCTGACCTGGGTTTCCTCTCTCAACCCTCTGAAAAGcagctatttatttttaaaataaacatttcacctgtttttcttttagtttcAACAAGTTCTATATAGTAGATATACTTGAATCCTCCCTGCTTCGAAGAGgtgtattaatttattttaaggcAAAGCTGTTGGGGTGGGTTTCTTTCCTCCACTGTTAATAATCTGTTTTCCTTGAATTGGATTTTAAAATGGCTTCCTTTGAAGCCTCAAGCTGTTAGGAATGAGCTTAGCGTAGGTATGGAGGATGTGTAAAATCAGCTACTCCCCTTCACACAGAAATGTCTGTTATTCTCCTCATAAAAAAAACTAATCTGCAGTGTACAACAGGCAGGTTAGTTGGAAATAATAGTAGCAAAGAGTCAGAGTACCTGTATTTtgcaccagctctgctgtgacagGGTTTTCAGAAGCACACCCGCCGCAGCCATGGGAAAGGCTGGCATTAATTTGAATCATTACCTGGAGCGGTCAGTGGTCCCCTGGAGCTGCTAATCTGCAAGCTATTCTTGAACAAATAATTATAGATGAGGATGTTGATTATGCAGTTAGCATGCCACAAAAAAAATGTTCGCTTGGAATTACAGCTACACATTGTTTGTGAAGCGTACTCAACCAAATAATTAAATTGTTCCTGGCTTGGGCCAGTAAAAACAGATTTCAGAGGGACTGCAAATTATAGGAATAATTTTTCTCAAAATCACTACTGAAGACACAAACGTGAGGCTGTATTTTCTAGCACGCCTTTTGGAGATGGGATACCTTCTCACCGTAAGGCAAACAAAAGAAAGGTGTGGATGCGTTGGCATATCAATCAGAGGAAACCGGGTTGTGCTGAAGATTGCCTTGGAAGAAGGTAAAATCAGATCTGGAGGAATCCATATGCAAGGTTATCGATCTGCATAAGCCAGGTTAGAGAGATTAGGGACATCGGCACGTGTGTAGAacaaaggaagaggaaagacGAAGAAATATACTGAAGAAATATGGGTTAAAAATGGTGATGTGCTTTAATTTGCACGTCTAGAGTAGACAAGTGTAGAATAGACGAAGTGGCCTACATCTAGTGGGTCACTAAAACGGGGTTTAGTGGAGTCCCGCCCGGCGCTGGCTACGGGGAGCCTGCCTGGAGTATCGGCGGCTGGGAGCAGTCCCCCGAGGGAGCCGCGCCCTCCCTCCGCTGCACACGCACACCGAGACCGTGGTGAGAACCAGGCGATGCCGAGGAGGAGCGGGCACGCCGGGCTGACCGCCCCGAAGGGAACCGTgccgccctgcccgtgctcttcCTCCCCGCCACCTCCGGCGGTGCGGGCAAGTGCCGTGCCCTGCCCGCTGCcgcggcccccgccccgccaCCGCTGTAATGCCCGCGGTGACCTACGGGCTGCTCAAAAATAAAGTGAGGGACAAGAAATCATCTCTGGGGAGCACATGTTCAACCCTCTCCTgctcccccctcccctcctttCTTAATCCCTCAGCATCTGTAAATCCGCATGAAGCGCCGAGGAGCGAGAGCCGcttgctgcagagctgagggaacCTCCCCCCTCAGCCCCCGGCCCCGTGCTGCAGCCCCCGCGCTATTGTCTGTCTGCCGCCGGGTCGCGGGTGGCTGCGGCCGCACGGGGCACAGCGCGGAGCAGCGCGCTTGGCTGGAGAGCGGCTCCCGGCTCAGCTTCGCACCAAATCCGACCTTTTTAGGCATAGAAAGAGAAGCCGAGCTCGGCACCGAGGCGAGGCAGGCGGGGACCGCTcgagggcaggcagggctggcgggCAGGATCAGGGCATAGCCCGTGCTGGAGGGAAGCCCACCCGCGTCGTGCCGAGGGCGGACAAACCGGGTCAGGGCGCGGGGCTCCTGACCGCCGGTGCGGGCTTGTGCGGGCACACGGGCGGCGACCACAGGCGCCTGGTGATACCGGCGGGTGCACGGTGCCTCCACGGGGGAGGGAGTCTCCCGCCGGCACCGTGTGAACGGAGACACGGGCGGGGGGACGGGGGCAGCCGCGGGGTTCCCCCTTCCACCCCCCCGACGGCAACGCCCGCTGCTGCGGCAGGGAAGGCTGCCCTTCACGGGGAACAAAAGGCTGCGGCGGTGGCGGCCGCGGGAGGGCCAAGGGTGGGACGGCGGCCGCAGGGAGGT
This genomic window from Zonotrichia albicollis isolate bZonAlb1 chromosome 1, bZonAlb1.hap1, whole genome shotgun sequence contains:
- the LOC141729652 gene encoding uncharacterized protein LOC141729652, with protein sequence MIMRGRGGPGHCVPRGGRVRARGVRPGRGRREGSGRAATAPVRRDSGDKGAERRDGAAEPGRGRPRVNRGTSLRPPSHPWPSRGRHRRSLLFPVKGSLPCRSSGRCRRGGGRGNPAAAPVPPPVSPFTRCRRETPSPVEAPCTRRYHQAPVVAARVPAQARTGGQEPRALTRFVRPRHDAGGLPSSTGYALILPASPACPRAVPACLASVPSSASLSMPKKVGFGAKLSREPLSSQARCSALCPVRPQPPATRRQTDNSAGAAARGRGLRGEVPSALQQAALAPRRFMRIYRC